A single window of Channa argus isolate prfri chromosome 10, Channa argus male v1.0, whole genome shotgun sequence DNA harbors:
- the scyl1 gene encoding N-terminal kinase-like protein isoform X3, producing MWSFFARDPVKDFAYEILPDTQEKSGIWILHRGKRKTNGEPVSVFVYEVAQGTDQQTQLAKAAVKRMKTLRHPNILAYVDGLETEKSLYLVTEQVTPLAVHLKAKAENGGAGELEISWGLHQIVKALSFLVSDCHLLHNNLGVWAVFVDRAGEWKLGSLDHVAPEQGDPSGVLLPAPKAIYPDMEKYDPPEMSNSSGEKWAGEVWRLGCLIWEVFNGPLPRTSSLRSLGKIPKALVPHYCELVGANPRARPNPARFLQNCRTPGGFLSNSFVDSNLFLEEIQIKEPAEKQQFFQDLSDNLDSFPEDFCKHKVLPQLLTAFEFGNAGAVVLTPLFKVGKFLSAEEYQQKIIPVIVKMFSSTDRAMRIRLLQQMEQFILYLNEAAVNSQIFPHVVHGFTDTNPAIREQTVKSMLLLAPKLNETNLNQELMRHFARLQARDEQGPIRCNTTVCLGKIASYLNAGTRQRVLISAFSRATKDPFPASRSAGVLGFAATHNYYSVTEIAARILPTLCTVTVDPDKSVRDQAFKAIKSFLSKLETVSEDPSKLADIEKDVASCAQPAGASSSWAGWAVTGMSSLTSKLIRNAPGTEGGSAAEGNGPTNAISPTSVTDALSATGSENKTPQSSMTHHPASSRANQSQALEVTDSVDQSVGERWDDEEDWGSLEEPVKGHTEADDWNTDWSGMASSKKKADRSSSSMAMKKQSSDWSSSGWDADDSWSNEKEGQGQSSAGEEGWGNDWGEEETDTTLVNKVLPLPEGVRLTSEYNWDSSATAKGNIQNDLFASVSQRNTASTSASMGGDGWAAETTGDWGTEESWESVDGSQGLSKAELSKKKREERRKELEAKRAERKAAKGPLKLGARKLD from the exons atgtggtccttttTTGCCAGGGATCCAGTTAAAGACTTTGCTTATGAAATTCTACCAGACACCCAAGAAAAGTCTGGAATATGGATTCTACATCGGGGGAAGCGCAAG ACCAATGGAGAGCCGGTATCTGTATTTGTGTACGAGGTAGCACAGGGAACAGACCAGCAGACCCAGTTAGCCAAGGCTGCCGTCAAGCGTATGAAGACCCTTCGGCACCCTAACATCCTGGCCTATGTCGATGGATTGGAG ACAGAGAAGAGCCTGTACCTCGTCACTGAGCAGGTGACACCCCTGGCTGTCCACCTGAAGGCCAAGGCAGAAAACGGTGGTGCTGGGGAACTGGAGATCTCATGGGGTCTGCACCAGATAGTG AAAGCACTAAGTTTCCTGGTCAGTGACTGCCATCTTCTCCATAACAACTTGGGTGTATGGGCAGTTTTTGTTGATCGAGCCGGAGAGTGGAAATTGGGGTCACTTGACCATGTGGCCCCTGAGCAGGGTGACCCAAGTGGTGTCTTACTTCCTGCCCCAAAGGCTATTTACCCAGACATGGAGAAGTATGATCCACCAGAGATGTCAAACAGCAGTGGAGAGAAATG gGCTGGGGAGGTGTGGCGGCTAGGCTGTCTGATTTGGGAAGTGTTCAATGGGCCGCTACCTCGCACTTCCTCTCTTCGTTCACTGGGAAAG ATTCCTAAGGCCCTGGTCCCTCATTACTGTGAGCTGGTTGGTGCCAACCCTCGAGCTCGACCAAATCCAGCCCGCTTTCTCCAGAACTGTAGAACCCCTGGGGGATTCCTCAGCAACAGCTTTGTAGATAGCAACCTTTTCCTAGAGGAGATCCAG ATCAAGGAACCAGCTGAGAAGCAGCAGTTCTTCCAGGATCTGAGTGATAATCTGGACTCTTTCCCTGAAGACTTCTGCAAACACAAGGTCCTGCCTCAATTGCTCACTGCCTTTGAGTTTGGCAATGCTGGTGCTGTTGTCCTCACGCCGCTTTTCAAG GTGGGGAAGTTCCTGTCAGCTGAAGAGTACCAACAGAAAATCATCCCtgttattgttaaaatgttttcctccaCAGACAGAGCAATGAGAATTCGACTTCTGCAGCAG ATGGAGCAGTTTATTCTGTATCTGAATGAGGCAGCAGTCAACTCCCAGATTTTTCCTCACGTTGTTCACGGCTTCACAGACACTAATCCTGCCATCAGGGAACAGACTGTTAAG TCTATGTTGCTGTTGGCTCCCAAGTTGAATGAGACCAACCTGAACCAGGAACTAATGCGCCACTTCGCCCGGCTGCAGGCCAGAGATGAACAAGGCCCGATCCGTTGCAACACCACTGTCTGCTTGGGCAAGATTGCTTCCTACCTCAATGCTGGG actCGACAGCGAGTTCTGATCTCTGCCTTCTCACGAGCCACAAAAGACCCTTTCCCAGCTTCGCGTTCTGCCGGTGTACTGGGCTTTGCTGCTACACACAATTACTACAGTGTAACTGAGATCGCTGCCCGCATCCTGCCCACCCTCTGTACTGTTACGGTCGATCCTGATAAAAGTGTCAGAGACCAG GCATTCAAAGCCATCAAGAGTTTTCTTTCTAAGCTGGAGACTGTGTCAGAAGACCCCTCCAAACTGGCTGACATTG AAAAGGATGTAGCTTCATGTGCACAGCCTGCTGGTGCCTCTTCCAGCTGGGCTGGCTGGGCTGTGACTGGCATGTCCTCACTAACCTCTAAGCTGATCCGCAACGCTCCAGGGACTGAAGGAGGTTCAGCAGCCGAGGGCAACGGTCCTACCAACGCCATCAGCCCTACGAGTGTCACTGACGCACTATCTGCAACTG GTTCTGAAAATAAAACTCCACAATCCTCTATGACTCACCACCCGGCCTCTAGTCGTGCCAACCAATCACAAGCTCTTGAAGTGACTGACAGTGTTGATCAATCAGTAGGTGAACGCTGGGATGACGAAGAGGACTGGGGAAGTCTGGAG GAGCCAGTGAAAGGCCATACTGAGGCAGACGACTGGAACACAGACTGGTCAGGAATGGCTTCATCCAAAAAGAAG GCAGACCGGTCATCCTCCTCCATGGCGATGAAAAAGCAGAGTTCTGATTGGAGCAGCTCAGGATGGGACGCTGATGACAGCTGGTCCAACGAGAAAGAAGGACAGGGTCAGAGCTCTGCTGGCGAGGAGGGCTGGGGCAATGACTGGGGGGAGGAGGAGACTGACACAACTTTGGTTAATAAGGTTCTCCCCCTGCCTGAAGGAGTGCGGTTAACCAGCGAGTACAACTGGGACAGCAGCGCCACAGCAAAGGGAAACATTCAAAATGATCTGTTTGCTAGTGTGTCGCAGAGAAACACAGCCAGCACTTCTGCATCTATG GGTGGAGATGGTTGGGCTGCAGAGACTACAGGAGATTGGGGAACTGAGGAGAGCTGGGAGTCAGTGGATGGAAGCCAGG GTCTCAGCAAGGCTGAGCTGTCGAAGAAGAAACgggaggaaaggaggaaagaaCTGGAGGCAAAACGGGCAGAGCGCAAAGCTGCTAAAGGTCCTCTCAAACTTGGAGCTCGCAAGCTGGACTGA
- the scyl1 gene encoding N-terminal kinase-like protein isoform X4, whose protein sequence is MWSFFARDPVKDFAYEILPDTQEKSGIWILHRGKRKTNGEPVSVFVYEVAQGTDQQTQLAKAAVKRMKTLRHPNILAYVDGLETEKSLYLVTEQVTPLAVHLKAKAENGGAGELEISWGLHQIVKALSFLVSDCHLLHNNLGVWAVFVDRAGEWKLGSLDHVAPEQGDPSGVLLPAPKAIYPDMEKYDPPEMSNSSGEKWAGEVWRLGCLIWEVFNGPLPRTSSLRSLGKIPKALVPHYCELVGANPRARPNPARFLQNCRTPGGFLSNSFVDSNLFLEEIQIKEPAEKQQFFQDLSDNLDSFPEDFCKHKVLPQLLTAFEFGNAGAVVLTPLFKVGKFLSAEEYQQKIIPVIVKMFSSTDRAMRIRLLQQMEQFILYLNEAAVNSQIFPHVVHGFTDTNPAIREQTVKSMLLLAPKLNETNLNQELMRHFARLQARDEQGPIRCNTTVCLGKIASYLNAGTRQRVLISAFSRATKDPFPASRSAGVLGFAATHNYYSVTEIAARILPTLCTVTVDPDKSVRDQAFKAIKSFLSKLETVSEDPSKLADIEKDVASCAQPAGASSSWAGWAVTGMSSLTSKLIRNAPGTEGGSAAEGNGPTNAISPTSVTDALSATGSENKTPQSSMTHHPASSRANQSQALEVTDSVDQSVGERWDDEEDWGSLEPVKGHTEADDWNTDWSGMASSKKKADRSSSSMAMKKQSSDWSSSGWDADDSWSNEKEGQGQSSAGEEGWGNDWGEEETDTTLVNKVLPLPEGVRLTSEYNWDSSATAKGNIQNDLFASVSQRNTASTSASMGGDGWAAETTGDWGTEESWESVDGSQGLSKAELSKKKREERRKELEAKRAERKAAKGPLKLGARKLD, encoded by the exons atgtggtccttttTTGCCAGGGATCCAGTTAAAGACTTTGCTTATGAAATTCTACCAGACACCCAAGAAAAGTCTGGAATATGGATTCTACATCGGGGGAAGCGCAAG ACCAATGGAGAGCCGGTATCTGTATTTGTGTACGAGGTAGCACAGGGAACAGACCAGCAGACCCAGTTAGCCAAGGCTGCCGTCAAGCGTATGAAGACCCTTCGGCACCCTAACATCCTGGCCTATGTCGATGGATTGGAG ACAGAGAAGAGCCTGTACCTCGTCACTGAGCAGGTGACACCCCTGGCTGTCCACCTGAAGGCCAAGGCAGAAAACGGTGGTGCTGGGGAACTGGAGATCTCATGGGGTCTGCACCAGATAGTG AAAGCACTAAGTTTCCTGGTCAGTGACTGCCATCTTCTCCATAACAACTTGGGTGTATGGGCAGTTTTTGTTGATCGAGCCGGAGAGTGGAAATTGGGGTCACTTGACCATGTGGCCCCTGAGCAGGGTGACCCAAGTGGTGTCTTACTTCCTGCCCCAAAGGCTATTTACCCAGACATGGAGAAGTATGATCCACCAGAGATGTCAAACAGCAGTGGAGAGAAATG gGCTGGGGAGGTGTGGCGGCTAGGCTGTCTGATTTGGGAAGTGTTCAATGGGCCGCTACCTCGCACTTCCTCTCTTCGTTCACTGGGAAAG ATTCCTAAGGCCCTGGTCCCTCATTACTGTGAGCTGGTTGGTGCCAACCCTCGAGCTCGACCAAATCCAGCCCGCTTTCTCCAGAACTGTAGAACCCCTGGGGGATTCCTCAGCAACAGCTTTGTAGATAGCAACCTTTTCCTAGAGGAGATCCAG ATCAAGGAACCAGCTGAGAAGCAGCAGTTCTTCCAGGATCTGAGTGATAATCTGGACTCTTTCCCTGAAGACTTCTGCAAACACAAGGTCCTGCCTCAATTGCTCACTGCCTTTGAGTTTGGCAATGCTGGTGCTGTTGTCCTCACGCCGCTTTTCAAG GTGGGGAAGTTCCTGTCAGCTGAAGAGTACCAACAGAAAATCATCCCtgttattgttaaaatgttttcctccaCAGACAGAGCAATGAGAATTCGACTTCTGCAGCAG ATGGAGCAGTTTATTCTGTATCTGAATGAGGCAGCAGTCAACTCCCAGATTTTTCCTCACGTTGTTCACGGCTTCACAGACACTAATCCTGCCATCAGGGAACAGACTGTTAAG TCTATGTTGCTGTTGGCTCCCAAGTTGAATGAGACCAACCTGAACCAGGAACTAATGCGCCACTTCGCCCGGCTGCAGGCCAGAGATGAACAAGGCCCGATCCGTTGCAACACCACTGTCTGCTTGGGCAAGATTGCTTCCTACCTCAATGCTGGG actCGACAGCGAGTTCTGATCTCTGCCTTCTCACGAGCCACAAAAGACCCTTTCCCAGCTTCGCGTTCTGCCGGTGTACTGGGCTTTGCTGCTACACACAATTACTACAGTGTAACTGAGATCGCTGCCCGCATCCTGCCCACCCTCTGTACTGTTACGGTCGATCCTGATAAAAGTGTCAGAGACCAG GCATTCAAAGCCATCAAGAGTTTTCTTTCTAAGCTGGAGACTGTGTCAGAAGACCCCTCCAAACTGGCTGACATTG AAAAGGATGTAGCTTCATGTGCACAGCCTGCTGGTGCCTCTTCCAGCTGGGCTGGCTGGGCTGTGACTGGCATGTCCTCACTAACCTCTAAGCTGATCCGCAACGCTCCAGGGACTGAAGGAGGTTCAGCAGCCGAGGGCAACGGTCCTACCAACGCCATCAGCCCTACGAGTGTCACTGACGCACTATCTGCAACTG GTTCTGAAAATAAAACTCCACAATCCTCTATGACTCACCACCCGGCCTCTAGTCGTGCCAACCAATCACAAGCTCTTGAAGTGACTGACAGTGTTGATCAATCAGTAGGTGAACGCTGGGATGACGAAGAGGACTGGGGAAGTCTGGAG CCAGTGAAAGGCCATACTGAGGCAGACGACTGGAACACAGACTGGTCAGGAATGGCTTCATCCAAAAAGAAG GCAGACCGGTCATCCTCCTCCATGGCGATGAAAAAGCAGAGTTCTGATTGGAGCAGCTCAGGATGGGACGCTGATGACAGCTGGTCCAACGAGAAAGAAGGACAGGGTCAGAGCTCTGCTGGCGAGGAGGGCTGGGGCAATGACTGGGGGGAGGAGGAGACTGACACAACTTTGGTTAATAAGGTTCTCCCCCTGCCTGAAGGAGTGCGGTTAACCAGCGAGTACAACTGGGACAGCAGCGCCACAGCAAAGGGAAACATTCAAAATGATCTGTTTGCTAGTGTGTCGCAGAGAAACACAGCCAGCACTTCTGCATCTATG GGTGGAGATGGTTGGGCTGCAGAGACTACAGGAGATTGGGGAACTGAGGAGAGCTGGGAGTCAGTGGATGGAAGCCAGG GTCTCAGCAAGGCTGAGCTGTCGAAGAAGAAACgggaggaaaggaggaaagaaCTGGAGGCAAAACGGGCAGAGCGCAAAGCTGCTAAAGGTCCTCTCAAACTTGGAGCTCGCAAGCTGGACTGA
- the scyl1 gene encoding N-terminal kinase-like protein isoform X1 codes for MWSFFARDPVKDFAYEILPDTQEKSGIWILHRGKRKTNGEPVSVFVYEVAQGTDQQTQLAKAAVKRMKTLRHPNILAYVDGLETEKSLYLVTEQVTPLAVHLKAKAENGGAGELEISWGLHQIVKALSFLVSDCHLLHNNLGVWAVFVDRAGEWKLGSLDHVAPEQGDPSGVLLPAPKAIYPDMEKYDPPEMSNSSGEKWAGEVWRLGCLIWEVFNGPLPRTSSLRSLGKIPKALVPHYCELVGANPRARPNPARFLQNCRTPGGFLSNSFVDSNLFLEEIQIKEPAEKQQFFQDLSDNLDSFPEDFCKHKVLPQLLTAFEFGNAGAVVLTPLFKVGKFLSAEEYQQKIIPVIVKMFSSTDRAMRIRLLQQMEQFILYLNEAAVNSQIFPHVVHGFTDTNPAIREQTVKSMLLLAPKLNETNLNQELMRHFARLQARDEQGPIRCNTTVCLGKIASYLNAGTRQRVLISAFSRATKDPFPASRSAGVLGFAATHNYYSVTEIAARILPTLCTVTVDPDKSVRDQAFKAIKSFLSKLETVSEDPSKLADIEKDVASCAQPAGASSSWAGWAVTGMSSLTSKLIRNAPGTEGGSAAEGNGPTNAISPTSVTDALSATGSENKTPQSSMTHHPASSRANQSQALEVTDSVDQSVGERWDDEEDWGSLEEPVKGHTEADDWNTDWSGMASSKKKASDKGADRSSSSMAMKKQSSDWSSSGWDADDSWSNEKEGQGQSSAGEEGWGNDWGEEETDTTLVNKVLPLPEGVRLTSEYNWDSSATAKGNIQNDLFASVSQRNTASTSASMGGDGWAAETTGDWGTEESWESVDGSQGLSKAELSKKKREERRKELEAKRAERKAAKGPLKLGARKLD; via the exons atgtggtccttttTTGCCAGGGATCCAGTTAAAGACTTTGCTTATGAAATTCTACCAGACACCCAAGAAAAGTCTGGAATATGGATTCTACATCGGGGGAAGCGCAAG ACCAATGGAGAGCCGGTATCTGTATTTGTGTACGAGGTAGCACAGGGAACAGACCAGCAGACCCAGTTAGCCAAGGCTGCCGTCAAGCGTATGAAGACCCTTCGGCACCCTAACATCCTGGCCTATGTCGATGGATTGGAG ACAGAGAAGAGCCTGTACCTCGTCACTGAGCAGGTGACACCCCTGGCTGTCCACCTGAAGGCCAAGGCAGAAAACGGTGGTGCTGGGGAACTGGAGATCTCATGGGGTCTGCACCAGATAGTG AAAGCACTAAGTTTCCTGGTCAGTGACTGCCATCTTCTCCATAACAACTTGGGTGTATGGGCAGTTTTTGTTGATCGAGCCGGAGAGTGGAAATTGGGGTCACTTGACCATGTGGCCCCTGAGCAGGGTGACCCAAGTGGTGTCTTACTTCCTGCCCCAAAGGCTATTTACCCAGACATGGAGAAGTATGATCCACCAGAGATGTCAAACAGCAGTGGAGAGAAATG gGCTGGGGAGGTGTGGCGGCTAGGCTGTCTGATTTGGGAAGTGTTCAATGGGCCGCTACCTCGCACTTCCTCTCTTCGTTCACTGGGAAAG ATTCCTAAGGCCCTGGTCCCTCATTACTGTGAGCTGGTTGGTGCCAACCCTCGAGCTCGACCAAATCCAGCCCGCTTTCTCCAGAACTGTAGAACCCCTGGGGGATTCCTCAGCAACAGCTTTGTAGATAGCAACCTTTTCCTAGAGGAGATCCAG ATCAAGGAACCAGCTGAGAAGCAGCAGTTCTTCCAGGATCTGAGTGATAATCTGGACTCTTTCCCTGAAGACTTCTGCAAACACAAGGTCCTGCCTCAATTGCTCACTGCCTTTGAGTTTGGCAATGCTGGTGCTGTTGTCCTCACGCCGCTTTTCAAG GTGGGGAAGTTCCTGTCAGCTGAAGAGTACCAACAGAAAATCATCCCtgttattgttaaaatgttttcctccaCAGACAGAGCAATGAGAATTCGACTTCTGCAGCAG ATGGAGCAGTTTATTCTGTATCTGAATGAGGCAGCAGTCAACTCCCAGATTTTTCCTCACGTTGTTCACGGCTTCACAGACACTAATCCTGCCATCAGGGAACAGACTGTTAAG TCTATGTTGCTGTTGGCTCCCAAGTTGAATGAGACCAACCTGAACCAGGAACTAATGCGCCACTTCGCCCGGCTGCAGGCCAGAGATGAACAAGGCCCGATCCGTTGCAACACCACTGTCTGCTTGGGCAAGATTGCTTCCTACCTCAATGCTGGG actCGACAGCGAGTTCTGATCTCTGCCTTCTCACGAGCCACAAAAGACCCTTTCCCAGCTTCGCGTTCTGCCGGTGTACTGGGCTTTGCTGCTACACACAATTACTACAGTGTAACTGAGATCGCTGCCCGCATCCTGCCCACCCTCTGTACTGTTACGGTCGATCCTGATAAAAGTGTCAGAGACCAG GCATTCAAAGCCATCAAGAGTTTTCTTTCTAAGCTGGAGACTGTGTCAGAAGACCCCTCCAAACTGGCTGACATTG AAAAGGATGTAGCTTCATGTGCACAGCCTGCTGGTGCCTCTTCCAGCTGGGCTGGCTGGGCTGTGACTGGCATGTCCTCACTAACCTCTAAGCTGATCCGCAACGCTCCAGGGACTGAAGGAGGTTCAGCAGCCGAGGGCAACGGTCCTACCAACGCCATCAGCCCTACGAGTGTCACTGACGCACTATCTGCAACTG GTTCTGAAAATAAAACTCCACAATCCTCTATGACTCACCACCCGGCCTCTAGTCGTGCCAACCAATCACAAGCTCTTGAAGTGACTGACAGTGTTGATCAATCAGTAGGTGAACGCTGGGATGACGAAGAGGACTGGGGAAGTCTGGAG GAGCCAGTGAAAGGCCATACTGAGGCAGACGACTGGAACACAGACTGGTCAGGAATGGCTTCATCCAAAAAGAAGGCCAGTGACAAAGGA GCAGACCGGTCATCCTCCTCCATGGCGATGAAAAAGCAGAGTTCTGATTGGAGCAGCTCAGGATGGGACGCTGATGACAGCTGGTCCAACGAGAAAGAAGGACAGGGTCAGAGCTCTGCTGGCGAGGAGGGCTGGGGCAATGACTGGGGGGAGGAGGAGACTGACACAACTTTGGTTAATAAGGTTCTCCCCCTGCCTGAAGGAGTGCGGTTAACCAGCGAGTACAACTGGGACAGCAGCGCCACAGCAAAGGGAAACATTCAAAATGATCTGTTTGCTAGTGTGTCGCAGAGAAACACAGCCAGCACTTCTGCATCTATG GGTGGAGATGGTTGGGCTGCAGAGACTACAGGAGATTGGGGAACTGAGGAGAGCTGGGAGTCAGTGGATGGAAGCCAGG GTCTCAGCAAGGCTGAGCTGTCGAAGAAGAAACgggaggaaaggaggaaagaaCTGGAGGCAAAACGGGCAGAGCGCAAAGCTGCTAAAGGTCCTCTCAAACTTGGAGCTCGCAAGCTGGACTGA
- the scyl1 gene encoding N-terminal kinase-like protein isoform X2 has protein sequence MWSFFARDPVKDFAYEILPDTQEKSGIWILHRGKRKTNGEPVSVFVYEVAQGTDQQTQLAKAAVKRMKTLRHPNILAYVDGLETEKSLYLVTEQVTPLAVHLKAKAENGGAGELEISWGLHQIVKALSFLVSDCHLLHNNLGVWAVFVDRAGEWKLGSLDHVAPEQGDPSGVLLPAPKAIYPDMEKYDPPEMSNSSGEKWAGEVWRLGCLIWEVFNGPLPRTSSLRSLGKIPKALVPHYCELVGANPRARPNPARFLQNCRTPGGFLSNSFVDSNLFLEEIQIKEPAEKQQFFQDLSDNLDSFPEDFCKHKVLPQLLTAFEFGNAGAVVLTPLFKVGKFLSAEEYQQKIIPVIVKMFSSTDRAMRIRLLQQMEQFILYLNEAAVNSQIFPHVVHGFTDTNPAIREQTVKSMLLLAPKLNETNLNQELMRHFARLQARDEQGPIRCNTTVCLGKIASYLNAGTRQRVLISAFSRATKDPFPASRSAGVLGFAATHNYYSVTEIAARILPTLCTVTVDPDKSVRDQAFKAIKSFLSKLETVSEDPSKLADIEKDVASCAQPAGASSSWAGWAVTGMSSLTSKLIRNAPGTEGGSAAEGNGPTNAISPTSVTDALSATGSENKTPQSSMTHHPASSRANQSQALEVTDSVDQSVGERWDDEEDWGSLEPVKGHTEADDWNTDWSGMASSKKKASDKGADRSSSSMAMKKQSSDWSSSGWDADDSWSNEKEGQGQSSAGEEGWGNDWGEEETDTTLVNKVLPLPEGVRLTSEYNWDSSATAKGNIQNDLFASVSQRNTASTSASMGGDGWAAETTGDWGTEESWESVDGSQGLSKAELSKKKREERRKELEAKRAERKAAKGPLKLGARKLD, from the exons atgtggtccttttTTGCCAGGGATCCAGTTAAAGACTTTGCTTATGAAATTCTACCAGACACCCAAGAAAAGTCTGGAATATGGATTCTACATCGGGGGAAGCGCAAG ACCAATGGAGAGCCGGTATCTGTATTTGTGTACGAGGTAGCACAGGGAACAGACCAGCAGACCCAGTTAGCCAAGGCTGCCGTCAAGCGTATGAAGACCCTTCGGCACCCTAACATCCTGGCCTATGTCGATGGATTGGAG ACAGAGAAGAGCCTGTACCTCGTCACTGAGCAGGTGACACCCCTGGCTGTCCACCTGAAGGCCAAGGCAGAAAACGGTGGTGCTGGGGAACTGGAGATCTCATGGGGTCTGCACCAGATAGTG AAAGCACTAAGTTTCCTGGTCAGTGACTGCCATCTTCTCCATAACAACTTGGGTGTATGGGCAGTTTTTGTTGATCGAGCCGGAGAGTGGAAATTGGGGTCACTTGACCATGTGGCCCCTGAGCAGGGTGACCCAAGTGGTGTCTTACTTCCTGCCCCAAAGGCTATTTACCCAGACATGGAGAAGTATGATCCACCAGAGATGTCAAACAGCAGTGGAGAGAAATG gGCTGGGGAGGTGTGGCGGCTAGGCTGTCTGATTTGGGAAGTGTTCAATGGGCCGCTACCTCGCACTTCCTCTCTTCGTTCACTGGGAAAG ATTCCTAAGGCCCTGGTCCCTCATTACTGTGAGCTGGTTGGTGCCAACCCTCGAGCTCGACCAAATCCAGCCCGCTTTCTCCAGAACTGTAGAACCCCTGGGGGATTCCTCAGCAACAGCTTTGTAGATAGCAACCTTTTCCTAGAGGAGATCCAG ATCAAGGAACCAGCTGAGAAGCAGCAGTTCTTCCAGGATCTGAGTGATAATCTGGACTCTTTCCCTGAAGACTTCTGCAAACACAAGGTCCTGCCTCAATTGCTCACTGCCTTTGAGTTTGGCAATGCTGGTGCTGTTGTCCTCACGCCGCTTTTCAAG GTGGGGAAGTTCCTGTCAGCTGAAGAGTACCAACAGAAAATCATCCCtgttattgttaaaatgttttcctccaCAGACAGAGCAATGAGAATTCGACTTCTGCAGCAG ATGGAGCAGTTTATTCTGTATCTGAATGAGGCAGCAGTCAACTCCCAGATTTTTCCTCACGTTGTTCACGGCTTCACAGACACTAATCCTGCCATCAGGGAACAGACTGTTAAG TCTATGTTGCTGTTGGCTCCCAAGTTGAATGAGACCAACCTGAACCAGGAACTAATGCGCCACTTCGCCCGGCTGCAGGCCAGAGATGAACAAGGCCCGATCCGTTGCAACACCACTGTCTGCTTGGGCAAGATTGCTTCCTACCTCAATGCTGGG actCGACAGCGAGTTCTGATCTCTGCCTTCTCACGAGCCACAAAAGACCCTTTCCCAGCTTCGCGTTCTGCCGGTGTACTGGGCTTTGCTGCTACACACAATTACTACAGTGTAACTGAGATCGCTGCCCGCATCCTGCCCACCCTCTGTACTGTTACGGTCGATCCTGATAAAAGTGTCAGAGACCAG GCATTCAAAGCCATCAAGAGTTTTCTTTCTAAGCTGGAGACTGTGTCAGAAGACCCCTCCAAACTGGCTGACATTG AAAAGGATGTAGCTTCATGTGCACAGCCTGCTGGTGCCTCTTCCAGCTGGGCTGGCTGGGCTGTGACTGGCATGTCCTCACTAACCTCTAAGCTGATCCGCAACGCTCCAGGGACTGAAGGAGGTTCAGCAGCCGAGGGCAACGGTCCTACCAACGCCATCAGCCCTACGAGTGTCACTGACGCACTATCTGCAACTG GTTCTGAAAATAAAACTCCACAATCCTCTATGACTCACCACCCGGCCTCTAGTCGTGCCAACCAATCACAAGCTCTTGAAGTGACTGACAGTGTTGATCAATCAGTAGGTGAACGCTGGGATGACGAAGAGGACTGGGGAAGTCTGGAG CCAGTGAAAGGCCATACTGAGGCAGACGACTGGAACACAGACTGGTCAGGAATGGCTTCATCCAAAAAGAAGGCCAGTGACAAAGGA GCAGACCGGTCATCCTCCTCCATGGCGATGAAAAAGCAGAGTTCTGATTGGAGCAGCTCAGGATGGGACGCTGATGACAGCTGGTCCAACGAGAAAGAAGGACAGGGTCAGAGCTCTGCTGGCGAGGAGGGCTGGGGCAATGACTGGGGGGAGGAGGAGACTGACACAACTTTGGTTAATAAGGTTCTCCCCCTGCCTGAAGGAGTGCGGTTAACCAGCGAGTACAACTGGGACAGCAGCGCCACAGCAAAGGGAAACATTCAAAATGATCTGTTTGCTAGTGTGTCGCAGAGAAACACAGCCAGCACTTCTGCATCTATG GGTGGAGATGGTTGGGCTGCAGAGACTACAGGAGATTGGGGAACTGAGGAGAGCTGGGAGTCAGTGGATGGAAGCCAGG GTCTCAGCAAGGCTGAGCTGTCGAAGAAGAAACgggaggaaaggaggaaagaaCTGGAGGCAAAACGGGCAGAGCGCAAAGCTGCTAAAGGTCCTCTCAAACTTGGAGCTCGCAAGCTGGACTGA